A region of the Desertifilum tharense IPPAS B-1220 genome:
GCCTCTAACGGGGAGCTTGCGCGCTCCCACTGTTCCACACTGGCTAACGCCTCTTCTAATGGACTCAGCATTAAGGTGACGGGGGTGCGAAACTCGTGGCTGACGTTGCTAAAAAAGACGGTTTTGGCGCGATCGAGTTCTGCGAGTTGTTCGGCGCGTTGCCGCTCTTGTTCGTAGGAGCGAGCATTGGCGATCGCCATCGCAATTTGTCCGGCAACCTGATTGAAGAAGTTACAGTAGTTATCGTTTAGTCTGCGGCGCGGGCTAGCCACTGCCACTAGAACTCCTGTTACCTTCCCTTGTCCTGTCGCTGAAATCGGCAGTACGATCGCTTCCTGGGGGGGTTCTGGCCACGGACTACCGGGAAGGATTCCAAACCGCTCTACTAGATTGGCGATTGTTTGTGGCTGGCTGGTTTGAGCAACCTGGGCGATCGACCAAGGATCGGTGATCTCTGTTGTCAGGGCGATCGCTTCAGGCGCAATGGCACGATCCACATCAACGTGGATGCTACCGCAAAGGCGAACGGTTTTACCGTCTGGCTCCATCAGGTAAAGCAGCGCTAAGGGAATATCGGCGGGATCGGATTTGAGCATTTCTACCATCAATGCACACGCTTCCTCTGCCGTCTTTGCGCTTCCAGTCTTCGAGGCAAGCTCGCGCAACAGACGGGCGCGGCGATCGTTTAACACGCGATAGGTGGTCTCTGTCACAATGTTAAACACGCCATCCACGCGACCGCCCTCGCCCTGAATTGGGTTAAAGGTGTACTCGAAGAAACACTCCTCGGTGTAACCAAACCGATGCATTGCTAAGAGTTCGTCGTGATGAAAGGTGCCTTCTCCTGTCGCTAGAACCTCCGCTAGCTCTGGCCCAATGTCATCCCAAATTTCAGACCAAACTTCGCGTCCAGGGCGGCCCAAGGCCCAGGGATGCTTGTCACCCACGATCGGCCGCCAAGCATCGTTATAGAGGAGCAAGAAGTCCGTTCCCCAGTAAATGGCAATGGGAAAGCGGGAATTGAGGCAAATACTCAGCGCCGATCGCAAGCTCTGAGGCCAGGTTTCTATGGAACCTAGTCGTGTTTGCGACCAATCTAAAGAGCGCATCCGCCTCGCCATTTCACTGTTACCTGCGAAAAGTTGTTCTACGGCTTGATGATGCTCAGTCATTCTGTAGGATTCTGGCAGTGAGTGGGAGGAGTTATGGCGATCGCCCTCAGCTTAGTTTACTCTTTTTGCCGGAGTGCGATCGCGGTGGCACACTCCAAATCGAAATTCCCCATTCCTACACCGGACAATGCCCACCCCAACCCGAAGTCTAGAATAGATCGGTAGATTAAAATTTAAATTCTTTATTTCTGTTATGTAGATGATTTCTGTATGAGTCGTAAATTTGGGGCGTGATGCCGAATCATTCTGTATATCCACCCAGCTATAGGCGCTTAGGCAAAAAGTTTCAGTTTATTAATATTGAGTCAAAAAATATGAGAACAAATGACATCCTACAACTAGCTGCTAATTATGGACTCCAACTTTGCGACGATCTAGTTTTTAACGAAATGGGGATTGACTTCAAAGTAGCATTCGCTACCGACACCCAGGGTAAAAAGTGGGTGTTGCGAATCCCCCGTCGTGAAAATTTAGCTGACCAGATTGAGCAAGAGAAAAACATATTAAATCTAGTTAAAAAACACTTATCTGTTTCTGTTCCCGATTGGAAAATCGCAAATCCAGAGCTGGTAGCCTATCCTTTGTTGGAGGATAAGCCCGTTATCACTTTTGACCCTGAAACATATGAGGTTATGTGGAATATTGACCCGAAAGATTCTTGCATCGTTTCATCGCTGGCTAAAGTTCTGGTTGAACTCCATCAAATCCCAGTTGATGAGGCTGCCTCAATAGGGGTAAAGTTCCTAACACCCCAAATGGCTCGACAAAAAGTTTCTGACGATATTGAAACTGTAAAGCGAGAAATGGGAATCAGTACCGAATTAGAAACTCGATGGCGAAAATGGGTAGATACCGATTACTTGTGGTCTGATTTTTCTACTTTTATTCACGGTGACTTATACGCAGGTCATATTCTGACCGATCGAAGCGGCAAGATCGGCGGTATTATCGATTGGTCTGAGGGACAAGTGGGCGATCCATCTGTTGATTTTTCAGGACATATTACTGTTTTTGGAGAACAAAGTTTAAGAGATCTAATAGATGAGTATAAAAAGCTTGGAGGAAAGGGATGGGAAAGTCTTTTTGAACATGCTATAGAGCGCCATTCCGCTTCACCCCTCAATTACGCCATTTTCGCCATTAAAACAAAAATAGATGAGCATATTAATGCCGCGAAGAGTCAGCTTGGGGTTCTTTAACGGGGGAGGTATGGCGATCGCCCTCAGCTTAGTTTACTCTTTTTACCGGAGTGCGATCGCAGTGACGAACACCTAGAAACCGTAAAGAACCAGAAAATTTATTGATACCATTGGAAGGTGTACGGAACTGTGTTGTATGACAACCTTACTTGAAAGAATCACTGTTAATCCTCGCCAATGTGGTGGTCGTCCTTGCATTAGAGGGATGAGAATCCGGGTATCAGATGTACTGGATCTATTTGCAGCGGGTCTTAGTGCAGGAGAAATTTTAGAGGAAATGCCTGACCTTGAAGCAGAGGATCTAAAAGCTTCGCTTCTGTATGCCTCGCGGAAACTTAATCATCCAGTTTTAGTGCTATGACGATTTGGGTCGATGCACATCTGTCTCCTGCAATTGCAACCTGGATTAGTAGTACATTTGAGATTGAGGCTGTGGCTTTGCTCCATCTCAGTTTAGACTGGTAAAGTTTGACGACGCTACACAAGCTCTCTGGCTTCGCTACGTTGTCCGTATTGCTGGGGAAGCCAGTCTAATCAGAACCAAGAACAGGATTTATTGTGAGCATTTCCAATATTGCTAAACTTTTGCTACTCGCCGCTTTGTGGGGTGGATCTTTCCTGTTTATGCGAATTGCGGCCCCGATATTAGGCCCGGTTTGGTTAATTGAGTTTCGGGTTCTATTGGCGGGTTTGGTGTTATTACCCCTGCTGGCGAGATTAGCCCTTTTGGGCGAGATGCGGCGCAATCTTATCCCGTTGCTGGTGGTGGGATGTCTGAATTCAGCGGTTCCGTTTGTGCTGTTTGCGTTTGCGTCTATTTCGCTTCCGGCGGGGTTTACCTCGATTTTGAATGCGACAGCGCCGTTATTTGGAACGGTGGTAGCGGCGGTTTGGTTGAAGGAAAAGTTAACGCTAACTCAAGCGATGGGTTTTGGTTTGGGATTTGTTGGCGTGGTAATTTTAGTGGGGTGGAGATCCTTTGCGACAACGCCAACGTTTTTCATGGCGGTGGCGGCGGGTTTGCTGGCGGCTTTGCTGTATGCGATCGCAGCCCCTTACGTTAAACAAAATTTAGCAGAAGTCCCCTCATTGGTGGTGACTACTGGAAGTCAACTGAGCGCCGCTTTGCTGCTGCTTCCTATCCTCCCATTTACGGTTCCTCAACAATCTCCCTCTTTAACAGTTGTGGTGGCTGTGGTGGCTTTGGCGCTACTCTCAACGGCTTTTGCCTACGTGCTTTATTTTAAGCTGATTCAAGAAATTGGCTCAACGAAGGCTTTAACGGTTACTTATCTGATTCCCGCCTTTGCGATGCTTTGGGGAGGGCTTTTTCTGCAAGAATCGATTACCCTCTCTACTGTTGTAGGTTGCGCTCTAGTATTATTAGGAACTGCGATCGCTAATGATATCTTCCGCTTTCGGCTGAAGTCTCAGAGTCATTAGGGGATGTCTTTAAAAGTGCGATCGCCCATTCTCCGGGTTGACTTTTTTGATTACATAAATTAGAAACTCTCTACAGATATCAGATCTTATAGCGTTTTTTGATTGGATGAGATACGGCACGATCCCCCTAAATCCCCCTTACTAAGGGGGACTTTGAAGAAAGTGTACTTCACGAACCTGAAAAATGCTGTATTAGTCTCGCACGGCTAATCTAGGAGCTACTTCCCTCCTGCAATATCAATAAATGCACCTGTGGTGTAGGAAGCTTCATCGGATAATAGCCATAAAATCGCCTGGGCAACTTCAATTGCTTGTCCCCCACGTTTTAGCGGAATAGACGCTTTTACCCGTTCAATACGGTTGGGTTCGCCGCCGCTAGCGTGAATATCGGTATCGATAAAACCCGGACGAACGGCGTTGACTCGAATTCCTTCTTCTGCTACTTCCTTTGCTAACCCAATGGTTAGGGTATCAATTGCGCCTTTGGATGCGGCATAATCGATATATTCGTTTGGAGAACCTAAACGAGAGGCAACTGAGGAAACGTTGACAATAGAGCCTCCCGAACCGCCCTGTTTAGTAGACATCCGTTTAACCGCTTCTCTCGCGCATAAGAAACTTCCGGTAATGTTAGTCATAAAGACTTGATTTAAACGCGCCGCACTCATATTTTCAACCCGCATTTGGGGTTCTAGTATTCCTGCATTATTGACTAGGGCGCTTACCCTTCCTAACTGTTCGTCTACTGTTTTAAATAGGTGAAGAACCTCTGTTTCGCAAGCAATATCTGCTGCAACTGCGATCGCATTTCCTCCCTGTTGCTGAATAGAGTCAACAACCCGCTGGGCGGCTTCTGAATTGTAAAGATAATTAACGCAAACCGCATACCCGCGTTCGGCTGCAAGATAGGCTGTCGCCGCACCAATTCCCCGACTTCCGCCTGTAACGATCGCAATTTTTTCCATAGTCTGCTGCTGATGAGTTCTTAATCTATCTTTGCAGAACCCAAGGTCATCCGTTCGCTTAACATCGCAGGTGCAACAGAGTCATCCGTTGTACTGATTGTGAGTGAGATCGCGATCGCCAATGATACCTTCCGCTTCCGGCTAAAGTCTCAGAGTCATTAGGGAATGTCTTTAGAAGTGCGATCGCCCCTAACATAAAGTACCATTTCTGCATTAGTGCGATCGCCTTTTTGCCAACCCCCATTCATCCCTAATGAAGCTATAGGGGTAACTAGGGATTTTTCAGAAATTTAGCTACAAGTGCTGACCATTCTGGTAAATCGCGTATGTCAGTACACCCCAGCTCTCTGAACGTTTCTTCAGTTTGTGTACGGTAAGTTCTAAACTTTGAACGAAGAAGCTCTTCCTCCTCTATCGAAGCACCACTAGAAAGGATATGATTGACGGTCGCTAAAAGTGCAAGAGTAATAGTAATTGCAATACTAGAAGCTGCTATATCAAGAATACCCGTTGGTGGCAGAAATGATTTGGCAAATAAGAAGAGGCTAGAACCTGTACTCTCAGCTAAAAATGTTGGCAAGATACCTAGAGCAGCGTGAGGAGATAGAATTTTACCAGTATATAAGTAATACAAAGATGCGATTGCAGCACCTTGCGTTGCAGTAATATATACTGCACTTCCTGGAATGAAAGCTTCACCCCCTACTGCCACTAAAGCTGTTGCAATAATTTTGACAGCATAAGATTGCTTCTCAGTCATATGTCTTACGAGTAGCAGGTCTTTTCCCTTTTTTTCAAGAAATTCCTCAATATCACTTCGTAGCTGATAAACTCCTCGAATATCCATTTTGGGAATACGGCTTTTAGGATCGTAACCCTTGGTACAAGTTGGGTAAATTTTGTCTATTTTCAAATCATTTTTCCACTGATCGATGATATCATTCAAAACTTTTGGATCAAGATCATCCCACTCATCAATTTTGTTAAGAACAATAAAGATTGAATCGCAATGCTGTCTCAAATCATCTAAATTTTTCTTTTGTGAAGCATCTGAAGAGCCAGTCACCACAAAGATACCAATATCAATGTGCTTTAAAAACTTCTTGGTAATTTCACTATTTTCTGCACGAACATCATCAAGCCCTGGTGAATCAATAAGATAGACCTTGTCATCAAGTTTCAGGATGGTTAGATTTTTAGTGATGCCTGATATTGCTCCAACCTTTGCAAGTTCCAATGCTTGTCTTCGGCTACGTTTCAATAAGGCGTTGATGAGTGAACTTTTGCCGGAACTGACTTTGCCAATAATCGCAATATTAAGAGATTTAGATAAATCCGGTGCGCGTTCAATAAATTGGGCTGCTACTCGATCAAAAAAGCTCTTCTCGTCGAACCCGGTGGTGTCTGAGTTGTCCATGTCCCCTACTCCCTGCTTGATCCTGACCAATTTCGCTAATTAACCTCAGCTTTATATTTCCCACACCCTAGAACAGACTAACTCTTAGTAGAACTCTGAATTAACATTCGCAACGCTGCATTGACTGCTTCATCATTAGGGAAGGCTTGGGCAACATCGGGATCTAAAAGTACCAAACGGGTTCCTTGACGATATCGCTCAACGTATTTACCTTTACTCCCTTCTTTCATACCAGCAAAATCATACTCAGGGCGTAACTCGTCTTCCATTTCATTGTCAACTTCCTTCTTCATAAAACCACCTTTCCTGTCGCGTTGCTTTTCGAGCGCTAATTATCCGTACCCTGTCTTCTCGATCCGTATGGGCAACAACTAAAACTTGTCCGTATGCAGATACGCCAATAATAATGTAGCGACGTTCTCCCATAGAGTGGTCAGGGTCAGGAAAAGTTACCGATAGCGGATCGTTAAATACAGTGGAAGCCTCCTGAAAGGAAACACCGTGCTTTTTAAGATTTAATTCAGCTTTCTCTAAATTCCATTCAAATTCCATGTAGGTGTCATTCTACCTTTGGTATTCCTGCGGCGATCGCTTTCCTCGTCTAGCTGCAAGTTGAAAAACATTGACCGACTCTACCGTTACCCATGAGTCTCCGATCGGGGGGAACTCCCAGAGACAACTGTGCTAGGTTACAACTAAGCCCAACTTGTGCTTCTAAAATAGCAACAAGACTTGCTGACTTCAGGAGATGGGATATAAAGAGATTAATAAGGATAAGCGCGGTTTGCCTAGTCGCGCCCTGAAGTCAAGCAACAGTGTAAACTGTTTGGGCCAGCCCCTTGACATTTCGCTAAAAATCCCTAAAGTTGACTCCTTAGCCAAGCTGCTATCTGCGTGAATTTCCCATGTCAACCCTCGTCATTGTTGAATCTCCCACCAAAGCCCGCACCATTCGCAACTTCCTCCCCTCGGACTACCGCGTCGAGGCCTCAATGGGTCATGTCCGCGACTTACCGCAGTCGGCGGATGAAATTCCCGCCGATGTCAAGTCAGAGAAATGGGCCAACCTGGGGGTTAACGTAGAAGCTAACTTTGAGCCGTTGTACGTCGTCCCCAAGGACAAAAAGAAGATTGTCAAAGAACTCAAAGACGCCCTCAAGCAAGCCAACGAACTGATCCTGGCGACTGACGAAGACCGCGAGGGAGAAAGCATTAGCTGGCACTTAATGCAAATTCTCAAACCCAAAGTCCCTATTAAGCGGATGGTGTTTCATGAAATTACCCGCGAAGCCATCCAAGGCGCGTTAAAAAGTTGCCGCAATATTGACGAAAACCTGGTTCACGCCCAAGAAACACGCCGCATTCTCGACCGCTTGGTCGGTTATACCCTGTCGCCGCTATTGTGGAAAAAGATTGCTTGGGGTCTATCAGCCGGGCGAGTGCAGTCCGTCGCCGTTCGCCTCTTGGTACAGCGAGAACGCCAGCGCCGCGCCTTCCGCCAAGGGAGTTATTGGGATTTAAAAGCCAGCCTGGAAAAGGACAAAACCCCCTTTGAAGCCAAACTGACGAGTTTGGCAGAGGTGAAAATTGCCACGGGTAGCGACTTTGACCCCAATACCGGGCAAATTATCCAAGGGCGCAACGTCCGCTTACTCAATGAGGCGGAAGCGAGAGACTTGGTGGCCCGCTTAAAGGGTAAAACCTGGACGGTGACGGACATGGAAGAACGTCCCACCACTCGCAAACCCTATCCGCCGTTTACCACCTCGACGCTACAACAGGAAGCTAACCGCAAATTGGGGTTATCGGCCAGAGATACGATGCGGACGGCCCAAAGTTTGTACGAACAGGGCTACATTACTTATATGAGAACGGATTCGGTGCATTTATCGCAACAGGCGATCGCAGCGGCCCGTTCTTGTGTCGAACAGATGTATGGGAAGCAGTACCTCAGCCCCAAACCGCGCCAATTTAGCACCAAAAGCAAAGGGGCCCAGGAAGCCCACGAAGCCATCCGTCCTGCGGGTAGCAGCTTCCGCACGCCCAAAGAAACGGGCTTATCCGGTCGCGAATTTAGCCTGTACGATCTGATTTGGAAGCGTACCGTCGCCTGTCAGATGGCGGATGCCCAATTGACGCAAATTAGCGTTCAGTTACAGGTAGAAGATGCGGGTTTCCGTTCTTCTGGGAAACGTATTGACTTCCCTGGCTTCTTCCGCGCCTATGTGGAAGGGTCGGACGATCCCGATGCAGCGATTGAAGACCGCGAGGTTATTTTACCCGATCTCAAAAAAGGCGATCGCCCTAACTGCAAAAACCTAGAAGCCATCGGCCACGAAACCCAACCCCCCGCCCGCTATACCGAAGCTAGCCTGGTCAAAACCCTAGAAAGCGAAGGCGTTGGGCGTCCCAGTACCTACGCCAGCATCATCGGGACGATTATGGATCGGGGCTATGCTCAAATGATTAATAAGGCCCTCGTCCCTACCTTTACCGCCTTCGCCGTTACCACCTTATTAGAGGGTCACTTCCCGGACTTGGTAGACACCCAGTTTACCTCCCGCATGGAACAAACCCTCGATGATATCTCCACCGGGGAAGTCCAGTGGCTGCCCTATCTGCGAGACTTCTATCTGGGCGACCAAGGCTTAGAAACCCAAGTCAAGGAACGGGAAAGCCAAATTGACCCAAAAGCCGCCCGCAGCGTTGAGTTAGAAGGCTTAGAAGCCAAGGTTTGCATTGGCAAGTTTGGGCCGTATATTGAGGTGGAAAGCGGCGATGGGGTGGTTACGGCGTCTATTCCCAAGGATATGACCCCGGACGAACTCGACCCCGACAAGGTGGAAACCCTGCTGAAGCAGAAGACGGAAGGCCCGGAAAAACTCGGCTTGCATCCCGAAACGGGCGAACCCATCTATGTCCTGATTGGCAGCTATGGCCCCTACGTGCAACTGGGGGATATCACCGAAGAGAATAAGAAACCCAAACGCGCCTCGCTTCCCAAGGGCGTGCAACCGGAAAACGTCACCCTGGATATGGCGGTCGGGCTGCTATCCTTACCGCGTCTGTTAGGCGTCCACCCAGCGACGGGGGCGAAGGTGCAGGCGGGGTTAGGACGGTTTGGTCCCTATGTGGTTCACGACCAAGGCAAGGAGGGCAAAGACTATCGTTCTCTCAAAAAAGAGGATGATATCTTGACAATTGGCTTAAGTCGTGCATTGGAACTCTTGGCAGAACCGAAGAAGACGCGGGGAAGCAGTCGTTCTAAGAGTAAGGAACCCCTCCGGTCATTGGGGGCGCATCCCAGCGATGAGGAAGCCATTAATATCTATGATGGCCCCTACGGCCCCTATGTGAAGCACGGGAAGACGAATGCCTCGCTACCGGAAGGGGAAACGGTGGAAAGCATGACGCTGGAGAAAGCCTTGGAAGCCTTGGCTGCGAAGTCTTCGACGAAGAAGTCTAGCCGTTCTACCAAGAGTAAAACGACGACTGCGAAGAAGAAGACCACGAAAAAGGCCTCAGCCAGTTAAGCTGCTAAGTCGGGGAAGACTTCCCGAACCGCAGGATGCACGATCCGATGACCTTGGACGTTGATGCCTTTCCCTAGGGCGGGGTCTTGTTCTAAGGCTTTTAGACCCCGGTTGGCTAGCTTGACGACGTAGGGTAAGGTGCTGTTATTCAAGGCTTGGGTGGCAGTCCAAGGAACGGCCCCTGGCATATTGGGAACGCCATAGTGGACGACGCCTTCTTCAATGTAGGTGGGTTGGGTGTGGGAGGTGGCGCGTAAGGTTTCAACGCAGCCCCCTTGATCGACGGCGACATCGACAATGACGGAACCGGGGTGCATCTGCCCAACAAGCGATCGCGATACTAAAATGGGGGCGCGGCGACCTAAGACCAAAACTGCCCCAATGACGAGATCGGCATCCTTTACCGCCCGTTCAATTTGGGCGGAGTTGCTATACAGCAGTTCTACCCTCGATCCAAATAGGGTTTCCAGATACGATAGGCGATCGACACTCACATCTAAAATTTGGACTTGCGCCCCCAAACCGATCGCCATTTTCGCCGCTTCGGTACCGACAACGCCGCCACCGAGGATCGCGACTTTACCGGGTTGGACGCCGGGAACGCCCCCTAACAAGACGCCTCGCCCTCCCTGCTGGCGTTCGAGAAATCTTGCGCCAAACTGGACTGATAAGCGTCCGGCGATGATACTCATGGGGGTGAGGAGAGGGAGTTTGCGATCGCTTAACTCTACCGTCTCATAGGCGATCGCCGTTACGCCACTGCCGATCAAATGTTCGGTTAATTTGCGATCGGCTGCTAAATGTAAATAGGTAAATAAGAGTTGTTCTTTCTGGATCAGGTCATATTCAGCGGGTAATGGTTCTTTTACTTTCACCACCAGTTCCCGGTTCCAAGCCTCTTTTGGGGTTTTAACTAGGGTTGCCCCACTTTTAAGATAATCTTCATCGCTAAACCCCGCCCCAATACCCGCTTCGGTTTCTACAAAAATGCTGTGTCCGCTTTCGCGCAAAACCCGAACGCTACTCGGACTTAAACCCACCCGAAACTCTTGGTCTTTAATCTCTTTAGGAACGCCAATTTCCATCGAAGTGATTCCTTAGTTTTCTGCTTCTAGTGTGCCACTCGGAACTCGAAACTCGGAACTTTGCACTCTCTTCTCCCAATTCCCTTCTTAATTAGCCTGCACCGTTCTCACTGTCAGCACCTGGGGTGGCGTTGAGTCTGGCGGGTAGAGAAAGTTAAGCTGAACGGTTCGCCGTTCTTGGGGAAATAGGCGTAACTTTACCAGGGGTTCTCCCGGTTGGCCGCGCCGTTGGACGATGTGGACGTAACGGGTTTGGGCTTCGCGCTTATCGCTTTGGTAGCGTAATTTGACCGTTCCTCGAAAATGGACTTGATCGACGCGCGGGTTGTGGAATAGCAAGCGATCCGTTCCCCCTTCGTCTTTCAGGGGACTTGATAGGGAAAGGGTGACATCCTGAATGCGATCGCTATTATTGATCAGCGGGAGGGTGAGGTCGTATTCCACGCTGTAATTGCTATGGGCGTAGTAAGCTGTATCGGGATAGCGGCGCAGCATGGGGGCGCTTTGAATTTGGTTAGTCCCCAAGGTGACTAAGTGCAGCGTGCTTAAGACGTAGGAAATAGCATTGCCCGTTGCTGGAATGCTGAGATAGTCTACCGCCTCGCTATCTTTGATTTCTGCTTGCCAGCGCGAACCCTGGGAGACACCGGCCACCCGGCTAAAAATGGTGGGTTCCTGGGGCGGATCGAGGGGCGTGGGGGCGCGATCGCGAGGGGTTGCTAAAGGCTGTAGATTTAAAGCATTCTCCCATTCGCTGAGGTTTGGCGCTCGATAGCGACTGCCTTCGCGGGGGGCTTTCAGGGCAATATTAGCCAGATACACCGGCCCGCTACTTTGCAAGCGGATCGCGGTCGAACGCCCATTAGAAGACGGGGTGCGCTGAATGGGAATGGGTTTATTCATCAGCATTTGGCTTTGCTGCGGGTCAATGGTAATGCTTTCTGGGAAGGTCTCTTGACGCACGCCCCGTAAAATATCGCTGGTGACGCGACTCCCCGGCCCGGAATACACCCGACCATCGGTATTATCTGCCACGTCGGGTAAGTCAATAAACGGCGCATCCGGCGTTCCTAAGTAGCTGGCGGCTTGCAAGACTTCGACGGTGATGGGTTGACTAGTGGGGTTATGAATTAAGATGCCCTGATACAGCGGATGGGCCTGGGTGGGAGTTTCAGCCCTGGTGATATGGTGGGTAAACACATCAAAGCGCCCGTTAAACCGATAGTTGAGGTGGGCTTGGGCGTGTTGTTTGCCCGTCGGGGGAAAGGTGGATAAAAGAATACCCTCATTGAGAACTAGTTCGGGGCTGTTGCTATTAAAGATGGGTACCGCATCTAAGCTACCGGGAAGGGGTAAGACGGTTTGGGGACGAATTTCTACCCCAGCAATGTATTGAGGGGGAACGCCTGGGATATTCAGGGCGCGACACAGATAGACGGCGGCTTCTCCGCGCGTGGTAATTTGGTTGGGGTTCAGTTGTTGCGGATCGGGATAAGCGGCGATCGCGCCCTGTTGGGCAGCGGCTGCGATCGCGCTTTGGGCATAATTGGGCGTCCCGTTGGCATCTCGGAAATAGCGCTGCAATACTCGCAAGGGATAATTGGGTCGAGCATAACCCATCGCCCCGGCCAGTACCCCCAGGGTTTGGGCTTTGGGAATGGCTTGTTGCGGTTGAAAGACGCCGCCCGGATAGCCTGCAAAGAAGTCTCGCATGGTGGCGTCTGTAATGGCACGATAGGCCCAATGGCTGGGGGGAACATCGCTAAAACGGGTTTGCGGGCGCTTGATGGGGGCGCTGGGAAAGGCATTTAACATCAAAACTGCAAATTCTGCCCGCGTGACGCTGCCATTCGGACGAAACCGCCCGTCGGGATAGCCGCTAACTAGCTGACGCTTGGCGAGTTCTGCAATGCATTGCTGACCCCAGTAATTTTGGGTATCGGAAAAAGCAAGGGCGGTTGCGGGGAAAATTTGCCAGCCCGTTGCTGCGAAGAATAAAGCCAGACTTAAGCGTTTGCCAAACCCAATCATGGTTGCAGGGGGGTTCTCCTAGGATGAGTGTAAAGTTTAGAAGGTTAGTGACAATCAAGATAGTCGCGCCGGTTGAGTTGATGTCCG
Encoded here:
- the topA gene encoding type I DNA topoisomerase, whose translation is MSTLVIVESPTKARTIRNFLPSDYRVEASMGHVRDLPQSADEIPADVKSEKWANLGVNVEANFEPLYVVPKDKKKIVKELKDALKQANELILATDEDREGESISWHLMQILKPKVPIKRMVFHEITREAIQGALKSCRNIDENLVHAQETRRILDRLVGYTLSPLLWKKIAWGLSAGRVQSVAVRLLVQRERQRRAFRQGSYWDLKASLEKDKTPFEAKLTSLAEVKIATGSDFDPNTGQIIQGRNVRLLNEAEARDLVARLKGKTWTVTDMEERPTTRKPYPPFTTSTLQQEANRKLGLSARDTMRTAQSLYEQGYITYMRTDSVHLSQQAIAAARSCVEQMYGKQYLSPKPRQFSTKSKGAQEAHEAIRPAGSSFRTPKETGLSGREFSLYDLIWKRTVACQMADAQLTQISVQLQVEDAGFRSSGKRIDFPGFFRAYVEGSDDPDAAIEDREVILPDLKKGDRPNCKNLEAIGHETQPPARYTEASLVKTLESEGVGRPSTYASIIGTIMDRGYAQMINKALVPTFTAFAVTTLLEGHFPDLVDTQFTSRMEQTLDDISTGEVQWLPYLRDFYLGDQGLETQVKERESQIDPKAARSVELEGLEAKVCIGKFGPYIEVESGDGVVTASIPKDMTPDELDPDKVETLLKQKTEGPEKLGLHPETGEPIYVLIGSYGPYVQLGDITEENKKPKRASLPKGVQPENVTLDMAVGLLSLPRLLGVHPATGAKVQAGLGRFGPYVVHDQGKEGKDYRSLKKEDDILTIGLSRALELLAEPKKTRGSSRSKSKEPLRSLGAHPSDEEAINIYDGPYGPYVKHGKTNASLPEGETVESMTLEKALEALAAKSSTKKSSRSTKSKTTTAKKKTTKKASAS
- a CDS encoding BrnT family toxin, which produces MEFEWNLEKAELNLKKHGVSFQEASTVFNDPLSVTFPDPDHSMGERRYIIIGVSAYGQVLVVAHTDREDRVRIISARKATRQERWFYEEGS
- the ald gene encoding alanine dehydrogenase; translated protein: MEIGVPKEIKDQEFRVGLSPSSVRVLRESGHSIFVETEAGIGAGFSDEDYLKSGATLVKTPKEAWNRELVVKVKEPLPAEYDLIQKEQLLFTYLHLAADRKLTEHLIGSGVTAIAYETVELSDRKLPLLTPMSIIAGRLSVQFGARFLERQQGGRGVLLGGVPGVQPGKVAILGGGVVGTEAAKMAIGLGAQVQILDVSVDRLSYLETLFGSRVELLYSNSAQIERAVKDADLVIGAVLVLGRRAPILVSRSLVGQMHPGSVIVDVAVDQGGCVETLRATSHTQPTYIEEGVVHYGVPNMPGAVPWTATQALNNSTLPYVVKLANRGLKALEQDPALGKGINVQGHRIVHPAVREVFPDLAA
- a CDS encoding macrolide 2'-phosphotransferase translates to MRTNDILQLAANYGLQLCDDLVFNEMGIDFKVAFATDTQGKKWVLRIPRRENLADQIEQEKNILNLVKKHLSVSVPDWKIANPELVAYPLLEDKPVITFDPETYEVMWNIDPKDSCIVSSLAKVLVELHQIPVDEAASIGVKFLTPQMARQKVSDDIETVKREMGISTELETRWRKWVDTDYLWSDFSTFIHGDLYAGHILTDRSGKIGGIIDWSEGQVGDPSVDFSGHITVFGEQSLRDLIDEYKKLGGKGWESLFEHAIERHSASPLNYAIFAIKTKIDEHINAAKSQLGVL
- a CDS encoding DUF433 domain-containing protein gives rise to the protein MTTLLERITVNPRQCGGRPCIRGMRIRVSDVLDLFAAGLSAGEILEEMPDLEAEDLKASLLYASRKLNHPVLVL
- a CDS encoding GTPase, with translation MDNSDTTGFDEKSFFDRVAAQFIERAPDLSKSLNIAIIGKVSSGKSSLINALLKRSRRQALELAKVGAISGITKNLTILKLDDKVYLIDSPGLDDVRAENSEITKKFLKHIDIGIFVVTGSSDASQKKNLDDLRQHCDSIFIVLNKIDEWDDLDPKVLNDIIDQWKNDLKIDKIYPTCTKGYDPKSRIPKMDIRGVYQLRSDIEEFLEKKGKDLLLVRHMTEKQSYAVKIIATALVAVGGEAFIPGSAVYITATQGAAIASLYYLYTGKILSPHAALGILPTFLAESTGSSLFLFAKSFLPPTGILDIAASSIAITITLALLATVNHILSSGASIEEEELLRSKFRTYRTQTEETFRELGCTDIRDLPEWSALVAKFLKNP
- a CDS encoding SDR family oxidoreductase, coding for MEKIAIVTGGSRGIGAATAYLAAERGYAVCVNYLYNSEAAQRVVDSIQQQGGNAIAVAADIACETEVLHLFKTVDEQLGRVSALVNNAGILEPQMRVENMSAARLNQVFMTNITGSFLCAREAVKRMSTKQGGSGGSIVNVSSVASRLGSPNEYIDYAASKGAIDTLTIGLAKEVAEEGIRVNAVRPGFIDTDIHASGGEPNRIERVKASIPLKRGGQAIEVAQAILWLLSDEASYTTGAFIDIAGGK
- a CDS encoding DMT family transporter; amino-acid sequence: MSISNIAKLLLLAALWGGSFLFMRIAAPILGPVWLIEFRVLLAGLVLLPLLARLALLGEMRRNLIPLLVVGCLNSAVPFVLFAFASISLPAGFTSILNATAPLFGTVVAAVWLKEKLTLTQAMGFGLGFVGVVILVGWRSFATTPTFFMAVAAGLLAALLYAIAAPYVKQNLAEVPSLVVTTGSQLSAALLLLPILPFTVPQQSPSLTVVVAVVALALLSTAFAYVLYFKLIQEIGSTKALTVTYLIPAFAMLWGGLFLQESITLSTVVGCALVLLGTAIANDIFRFRLKSQSH